Proteins encoded together in one Carya illinoinensis cultivar Pawnee chromosome 3, C.illinoinensisPawnee_v1, whole genome shotgun sequence window:
- the LOC122304980 gene encoding protein CONTINUOUS VASCULAR RING 1-like — protein MGDEKSAIVMASRERDRELLIPVASSGDDDVSSSSASKPSSSFSSSHHAGRETFYKVIRSWASKKFMTGCVILLPIAITFYITWWFIHFVDGFFSPIYAHLGIDIFGLGFVTSITFIFLVGVFMSSWLGTSVLALGEWFIKRMPFVRHIYNASKQISAAISPDQNTQAFKEVAIIRHPRIGEYAFGFITSSVTLQNYSGEEELCCVYVPTNHLYIGDMFLVNAKDIIRPSLSVREGIEIVVSGGMSMPQILSTLDSRVMPVDRSRPNRS, from the exons ATGGGGGACGAGAAATCGGCGATCGTCATGGCcagcagagagagagatcgagagCTTCTCATCCCTGTGGCAAGCTCCGGTGACGACGACGTCTCGTCCTCCTCCGCCTCCAAGCCCTCTTCCTCGTTCTCGTCTTCGCACCACGCTGGGCGGGAG ACCTTTTACAAAGTTATTAGGAGCTGGGCTTCAAAAAAGTTCATGACCGGATG CGTCATCCTACTTCCAATAGCGATTACTTTCTACATAACATGGTGGTTTATTCACTTTGTTGATGGCTTTTTCTCTCCTATCTATGCTCATCTTGGAATTGATATCTTCG GTCTTGGGTTTGTAACTTCTATAACATTCATCTTTTTGGTTGGGGTGTTCATGTCATCATGGTTGGGTACATCTGTCCTTGCACTTGGCGAATGGTTTATCAAAAGGATGCCATTTGTTCGTCATATCTACAATGCCTCGAAGCAAATTAGTGCTGCCATATCACCAG ATCAAAACACACAGGCCTTTAAGGAAGTAGCCATAATAAGGCATCCCCGTATCGGTGAATATGCATTTGGGTTCATTACTTCATCCGTAACCCTCCAG AATTATTCTGGAGAGGAGGAGCTATGCTGTGTCTATGTTCCAACAAACCATCTTTACATTGGTGATATGTTTCTGGTCAATGCTAAGGATATTATCAGACCGAGTTTATCCGTGCGTGAAGGAATTG AAATCGTTGTGTCTGGGGGCATGTCAATGCCTCAGATCCTG